The window GTGCTCATAGGAATGTGTTATTAAATGTAGTACGTATTAAACTAATTAAGACAGTTTTCCTGAAAGATAACTTACAGCGTCACCTACAGTGGCGATGTTTTCGGCGTCTTCGTCAGGAATACTGAGATCGAATTCTTTTTCGAACTCCATGATCAATTCTACTGTATCCAGAGAATCGGCTCCGAGGTCGTTAGTGAAGTTTGCATCACCTGCAACTTCTGATTCGTCTACACCAAGTTTATCTACAATGATAGCTTTTACTTTTGATTCTACGTCTTGTGACATATTGTGTCCTTTTCAGTGATTAGTTGGTAATTATAATTTTTATAAAATAAGTGTTTTCAACTTAAAAATTCAGTCTGGTATCTGCAATACGTAACCGCATTACATTGCCATGCCGCCATCAACCCGAATTACTTCTCCGGTAATGTATGAACTCATATCCGAGGATAGGAATAC of the Gracilimonas sediminicola genome contains:
- a CDS encoding acyl carrier protein; this encodes MSQDVESKVKAIIVDKLGVDESEVAGDANFTNDLGADSLDTVELIMEFEKEFDLSIPDEDAENIATVGDAVSYLSGKLS